GGCCGCCGTCAGCGTCGTCTTCCCATGGTCCACGTGCCCAATGGTCCCTATGTTGGCGTGAGGCTTCTTCCTTTCGAATTTCTCCTTTGCCATGCCTCCGTCTCCTCTGCCGCTTCTATCTCAAGAAAGAGTTCATAAGCGCAGAGCCCATGACCGGATTTGAACCGGTGACCTCATCCTTACCAAGGATGTGCTCTACCGACTGAGCTACATGGGCTGTTCACCCCACCTCTCGTCTATGGACAAGCGGGAAACGGGATTCGAACCCGCGACCCTCAGCTTGGAAGGCTGACGCTCTACCACTGAGCTATTCCCGCAACCTGGTGGAGAGGGGAGGATTCGAACCTCCGAAGGCAACGCCAACGGGTTTACAGCCCGTCCCCTTTGGCCGCTCGGGAACCTCTCCGACTGAGTGACGCCCGGCATCCGTTCCGGTACCTGAAGCCGACGAATCCGTTTCAGTCCTGGAGCCACCGAAGGGATTCGAACCCCCGACCCGCTGATTACAAATCAGCTGCTCTGCCAACTGAGCTACGGTGGCGAATGAAGGCGCACTCCGCCTTCCGAAACTATTAATATAATACATTCTATCAGAAACGTCAAGGGCATGACACCCTGCCCTGCGCCCCTCCCCCGGGCCGGGGAAAAGGCCTATGTGCGGGCTCTCTGCCGGAGGACTTCATACAGAAGCACACCCGCCGCCACCCCGGCGTTCAGCGAGCCCACCCGGCCCCTGAGGGGGATGCCCACCCGGAGGTCGCACATCTCCCGCACCGTTTTTCTGAGCCCCCTGCCCTCGGAGCCCACCACCAGGGCAAGGGGCCCGGCGAGGTCCGCCTCCCAGAGGGTCACCTCCCCCTCCGCCTCGGCCCCCACTGCCAGGATGCCCGCCTCCTTCATCTCCCTCAAGGCGTGCTTTATGTTGGGCACCACCGCGAGGGCAATGTGCTCCGCGGCCCCGGCCGAGGCCTTCAGGGCCTCCGGCCCCAGGGAAGCCGCCCGCCGCTTCTGGGTGACCACGCCGTGCACCCCGGCGGCCTCGGCCGTCCGCAGTATGCTCCCCAGGTTGCGGGGGTCCTCGATGAGGTCCAGGACGACGAATAGCGGGGGCTCCCCCCGCCTGGAGGGGACGGCGAGGAGATCCTCCAGGGCCGGGCGGCCCGTCGGCTCCTGTACCCGGGCGGCCACCCCCTGGTGCCCCTTGGGGAAACGCGTATCGAAGAAGGCCGGGTCGTGGACCACCTTGACCGGGACGTCCCGCGCGCGGGCCTCCGTGAGGACCTCCGCGACCCTCCGCTTCCGTCCCGCCGAAACGTAAAGGAGGGAGACCCTCCGTCCGGCCTTGAGGGCCTCAAGCACGGGGTTTACGCCATAGACCCACCGGCGGGACTGTTTATCCTTCATTAATCAAGCCGCCCTCCCGCCGTTTTGCCTTGCTCATGCGGAGGACACGGGGAGGGAAAGGAGACTGGTCTCCTTCAGCCTCCCACCTTGACGCGCCAGGCCGTCCCCCCGGGGGCGTCCTCCAGGAGGATGCCCTTCTGCTCGAGCTCATGGCGGATGCCGTCGGCCGCCCCCCAGTCCTTATGCTGCCGGGCCTCCTGGCGCCGCCGGATGAGCTCCTCTATGTCCTCCGCGCGAAGGCCGATGTCCTTGACCTCCATCACCGCGCGGTACCACTGCTCGGGCTCCCTCTGGAAGATGCGGAGCACCGCCCCTGCCTCCCCGAGGGCGGAGAGGGCCTGCCGGAGGAGCTCCCGGGCCCGCTCCCCGGAGGGCTTCCTGTCCAGGAACCTGTTTATCTCGTGGATGAGCTCGAACATGTGCCCGATGGCCAGGGCGGTGTTGAAATCGTCGTCCATGGCCTCCTCGAACCGCCCCTTGAAGGAGGAGGCGGCCTGCGCAAGCTCCTCCGTCCCGGCGAGGCTCTCCTTGCCCCCCTCGCGCCGGAGGAAGTCCTGCACGCGCCTGAGGGTAACGTAGAACCTGTCCACCGAGGCCTCGGCCTCCCGGAGCAGCTCGTCGGAGAACTCTATGGGGCTTCTGTAGTGGGTGCCCAGGAGGAAAAAGCGCACTGTCTCGGGCTCGAACTCCCGGAGGATGTCCTCCACGGTGAAGAAGTTCCCCAGGGACTTGGACATCTTCTCCTTGTCCACCGTGATGAACCCGTTATGGACCCAGTAGGTGACGAAGGGCTTCCCCGTGAAGGCCTCGGACTGGGCCCGCTCGTTCTCGTGGTGGGGAAAAATGAGGTCGGCCCCGCCGCCGTGGATGTCGAAGGTCTCCCCCAGGTGCTTCATGCTCATGGCGGAGCACTCGATATGCCAGCCCGGCCTGCCCGGCCCCCAGGGGCTCTCCCACGCGGGCTCCCCCTCCTTGGAGGCCTTCCAGAGGGCGAAGTCCATGGGGTGGCGCTTCCTGGGGTCCACGGAGACCCGGGCCCCCGCCTGCATGTCCTGAAGCCTCCGGTGCGAGAGCCGTCCGTAGGTGGGGAACTTCTCCACGGCGAAGTAGACGTCCCCGTCCACCTCGTAGGCGTGGCCCTCCCGGAGCAGGCCCTCCACGAGCTCGATTATCTCGGCGATGTGCTCCGTGGCCTTGGGCTCGCAGTCGGCGGGCTCCACCCCCAGGCGCCCCATGTCCTCGTAGTATTTCTCCGTGTACAGGCGGGCCACCTCGTCCCAGGGCATCCCCATCTCCCGGGCCCGGTTGATGATCTTGTCGTCGATGTCCGTGAAGTTCTTTACGAAGGCGACCTCGTAGCCCCGGTAGCGAAGGTACTGCCGCATGACGTCAAAGACCACCGCGCTTCTGGCGTGCCCGATGTGCGAGACGTCGTAGACCGTGACGCCGCAGGCGTACATGCCGACCTTGCCCGGCGTAAGGGGAGTGAACTCCTCCTTCTCCCCGCTCATCGTGTTGAAGACCCTCATGGCGCTCTTTTTCCCCTCAAGGCGTTCTATCTTCCTCTCAAGCCGCCCGGCGTAGGCCTCCAGGGCCTGGAACCGTTCCTCCACGGGGTCGGGCAGATGCACGTGGTCCAGCACCTCCACGGCCCCGTGCTCCTCCACCCTGAAAACCCTTTTCTTGATGACCCTCCCGGGCACGCCCACCACGATGGCGTGGTCCGGCGCGGGCCTGAGGACGACGGAATTGGCCCCTATCTTAACATGGCTTCCGATGCGTATCGCCCCCAGCACCTTGGCTCCGGCCCCCACCACCACGCCGTCGCCCAGGGTGGGATGCCTCTTTCCCTTCTCCTTGCCCGTGCCCCCCAGGGTGACCCCCTGGTAAAGGAGGCAGTCGCGCCCTATCTCGGTGGTCTCGCCGATGACCACGCCCATGCCGTGGTCGATGAACAGGCCGGGGCCTATCCTTGCCGCCGGATGTATCTCGATGCCCGTCAGCAAGCGCGACACCAGGGCGATGAGGCGGGGCAGGAGGGGTATCCCGAGCCTCCAGAGGCGGTGGGTCAGCCGGTGGAGGAAGACGGCGTGGAACCCCGAGTAGGTGAGGACCACCTCCCAGCCGCTCCGTGCCGCGGGGTCTTTCTCGAAAACGGCCCTGTAGTCGGCCCTTACGTCCTCCCGGAAACCCATATCCTTTCAATTATAAAAGATTTCGGATTTCAAAGGGTCCCCCCTTTAAACACCCCGTCCCGAAGTGCCCCCATCGCGCCCCCGCCCCGGCAGGGAGGCGTTTTCCTTTCTCCACCACGGCGGCCTTGACAGCACGCGGCGGGCCTGGCATACTGTGCATATGCACATTATGAGAGAGGAGAGACGCCAATGACCGTCTGTTTTCCCGTCACGGAGGCCCGCGGCCTCCAAAGCAAAGTATACGGACATTTCGGCTCGGCCCCGGCCTTTCTTCTGGTGGACACCGAGAGCCGGGTGGTGAAGAAAATCGACAACAGGGACCTCCACCACGCCCACGGCGCGTGCAGCCCCCTCAAGGCCCTGGGCCCCCACGGGGTGGACGCCGTGGTGGTGGGCGGCATCGGCAGGGGCGCCCTCTTGGGGCTCGCCTCCGCGGGGGTCAAGGTGTACAGGGCCTCCGCGCCCACGGCGGCGGAAAACCTGGAGATGCTCCGGGAGCTCGAGGAGATAACCCCCGCGGGCGCCTGCGCGGGGCACGG
Above is a genomic segment from Nitrospirota bacterium containing:
- a CDS encoding GTP-binding protein, with protein sequence MAKEKFERKKPHANIGTIGHVDHGKTTLTAA
- the rlmB gene encoding 23S rRNA (guanosine(2251)-2'-O)-methyltransferase RlmB; the encoded protein is MKDKQSRRWVYGVNPVLEALKAGRRVSLLYVSAGRKRRVAEVLTEARARDVPVKVVHDPAFFDTRFPKGHQGVAARVQEPTGRPALEDLLAVPSRRGEPPLFVVLDLIEDPRNLGSILRTAEAAGVHGVVTQKRRAASLGPEALKASAGAAEHIALAVVPNIKHALREMKEAGILAVGAEAEGEVTLWEADLAGPLALVVGSEGRGLRKTVREMCDLRVGIPLRGRVGSLNAGVAAGVLLYEVLRQRART
- the cysS gene encoding cysteine--tRNA ligase; protein product: MRVFNTMSGEKEEFTPLTPGKVGMYACGVTVYDVSHIGHARSAVVFDVMRQYLRYRGYEVAFVKNFTDIDDKIINRAREMGMPWDEVARLYTEKYYEDMGRLGVEPADCEPKATEHIAEIIELVEGLLREGHAYEVDGDVYFAVEKFPTYGRLSHRRLQDMQAGARVSVDPRKRHPMDFALWKASKEGEPAWESPWGPGRPGWHIECSAMSMKHLGETFDIHGGGADLIFPHHENERAQSEAFTGKPFVTYWVHNGFITVDKEKMSKSLGNFFTVEDILREFEPETVRFFLLGTHYRSPIEFSDELLREAEASVDRFYVTLRRVQDFLRREGGKESLAGTEELAQAASSFKGRFEEAMDDDFNTALAIGHMFELIHEINRFLDRKPSGERARELLRQALSALGEAGAVLRIFQREPEQWYRAVMEVKDIGLRAEDIEELIRRRQEARQHKDWGAADGIRHELEQKGILLEDAPGGTAWRVKVGG
- a CDS encoding NifB/NifX family molybdenum-iron cluster-binding protein, yielding MTVCFPVTEARGLQSKVYGHFGSAPAFLLVDTESRVVKKIDNRDLHHAHGACSPLKALGPHGVDAVVVGGIGRGALLGLASAGVKVYRASAPTAAENLEMLRELEEITPAGACAGHGEGGGCSHL